CACAATAACTTTTTTGGTCCCCGTCACGATATCCATCGCACCGCCCATGCCGGTAACCATTTTGCCAGGCACCATCCAATTCGCCAAATTCCCTTCCTGATCTACCTGCATTGCGCCTAAAACGGCCAGATCCAAATGGCCGCCGCGTGACATGGCAAAAGAGGTCGTCACATCGAACACACAGCCGCCGCGCATTAAGGTAATGGGAAATCCGCCCGGATCCACCAGATCCTTATGACCTGCAAAATGGTTCGTCGTGTCCCCTTTATGCGCTTTTTCCCAAGACAGAAACCGTTCCGGCGTCGAAAAAATGTCATCACTCGGTATCTTACCGGAAATTCCGGCGGCCCCATTTTCCCCGTGCAAAATAATCTGCATTCCTTCAGGCAAATAATTACTCACCAACGTGGGAATGCCGATGCCCAAGTTGACAAAATCACCGTCATGAAGCATGACCGCTATATTTTTTGCAATAATTTCCTTTCGATTACTCATTACAAAATATCCTCCTCAGCTTCAACGATGTA
The DNA window shown above is from Megasphaera vaginalis (ex Bordigoni et al. 2020) and carries:
- a CDS encoding CoA-transferase — protein: MSNRKEIIAKNIAVMLHDGDFVNLGIGIPTLVSNYLPEGMQIILHGENGAAGISGKIPSDDIFSTPERFLSWEKAHKGDTTNHFAGHKDLVDPGGFPITLMRGGCVFDVTTSFAMSRGGHLDLAVLGAMQVDQEGNLANWMVPGKMVTGMGGAMDIVTGTKKVIVATTILASDGAKKLMKKCNLPLTALHRISTVVTEKCIAEIADHHFMITHVYPGVTKEEILSSIDGDVVFADKIGEMLI